Proteins encoded within one genomic window of Dictyoglomus sp.:
- a CDS encoding nucleotide sugar dehydrogenase, whose amino-acid sequence MDFKSISVVGLGYVGLPLALEFAKVGIIVYGIEQNPKKVDMVNKGISYIEDVKSEELLEVVKKENLKAFVDFKSVSLSDAVIICVPTPLGPHKEPDISYIVNVTTEISKHLKKDQLIVLESTTYPGTTEEVVLPILEKTGLKGGEDFYLAFSPERVDPGNKKFTTQDIPKVIGGVNSISTEKASKLYSLVFPKIHKVSSPKVAEMEKLLENIYRLVNISFINELAMLCEKMDIDIWEVIEAASTKPYGFMPFYPGPGLGGHCIPIDPFYLSWKAKEYDYNLRFIELAGEINDEMPKYIVHLVMEALNKHKKALNGSKIFVIGVAYKPNIADPRESPALKIIPLLEKLGGEVKYHDPFIPEVKIEDKGKKLRLKKSCELNKDVISESDCVLILTDHDNIDYKQIFENAKLIVDTRNALRKRGIVVDKRVTILGVGEENKNRVWKEK is encoded by the coding sequence ATGGATTTTAAAAGTATATCTGTTGTTGGTCTTGGATATGTGGGATTACCATTGGCTTTAGAGTTTGCAAAAGTAGGTATTATAGTATATGGAATTGAACAGAATCCTAAAAAAGTAGATATGGTAAATAAAGGTATATCCTATATAGAGGATGTTAAAAGTGAGGAACTTTTAGAAGTTGTTAAAAAAGAAAATCTTAAAGCTTTTGTAGATTTTAAAAGTGTGAGCCTTTCAGATGCAGTTATTATATGTGTTCCTACCCCTCTCGGTCCTCATAAGGAGCCTGATATTTCATATATAGTAAATGTTACAACAGAAATCTCTAAGCATCTTAAAAAAGATCAGTTAATAGTATTAGAAAGTACTACTTATCCTGGTACCACTGAGGAAGTAGTTCTTCCTATTTTGGAAAAAACTGGGCTAAAAGGTGGAGAAGATTTTTATCTTGCTTTTTCTCCAGAAAGAGTAGATCCTGGAAACAAAAAATTCACTACTCAAGATATTCCCAAAGTGATAGGAGGAGTTAACAGTATTTCTACTGAAAAAGCTTCTAAACTTTACTCTCTGGTTTTTCCTAAGATCCATAAAGTATCCTCTCCAAAAGTTGCAGAAATGGAGAAATTACTTGAAAATATTTATAGGCTTGTAAATATATCTTTCATAAACGAGCTTGCTATGCTCTGTGAAAAGATGGACATAGATATATGGGAAGTAATTGAAGCAGCTTCTACAAAACCCTATGGATTTATGCCCTTTTATCCAGGACCAGGTCTTGGGGGGCATTGTATTCCTATTGATCCCTTCTATCTTTCTTGGAAAGCAAAAGAATATGACTATAATTTAAGGTTTATAGAACTTGCTGGCGAGATAAATGATGAAATGCCTAAATATATAGTCCATCTGGTTATGGAAGCTTTAAATAAACATAAAAAAGCTTTGAATGGCTCGAAGATTTTTGTTATTGGTGTAGCATATAAACCTAATATAGCAGATCCCCGAGAATCTCCTGCTCTTAAGATAATTCCTCTTCTAGAAAAACTTGGTGGAGAGGTAAAATATCATGATCCTTTTATTCCTGAAGTTAAAATTGAAGATAAAGGAAAAAAATTGAGATTGAAAAAATCTTGTGAATTAAATAAAGATGTAATTTCTGAGAGCGATTGTGTACTTATTTTAACAGATCATGATAATATAGATTATAAACAAATATTTGAAAATGCTAAACTGATTGTAGATACAAGAAATGCCCTCAGAAAAAGAGGAATAGTAGTAGACAAAAGAGTAACTATTTTAGGAGTAGGGGAAGAAAATAAAAATAGAGTATGGAAAGAGAAATAG
- a CDS encoding UDP-N-acetyl glucosamine 2-epimerase produces MKIVSIVGARPQFIKLAPLSKELRKRGIKDIILHTGQHYDANMNKIFFEELEISEPDYNLGIGSGLHGEQTGKMLIGIEEILLKEKPDLVIVYGDTNSTLAGALASSKLHIPLAHIEAGLRSFNKKMPEEINRIVADHLSDILFCPTETAVENLKREGITEGVYEEISLKPKEYYLITIHRAENTDDSKRLRSILSVLSKLDKYVVFPIHPRTRNKIKEYGLENYLNFDNIRAIEPLGYLDMLKLEREAYAILTDSGGVQKEAFWLKVPCITLREETEWIETVKYGWNTLVGTEEERILNALKNIKYGEDVNFDKDYTAPKIIEIITSFSKGDLN; encoded by the coding sequence ATGAAAATAGTATCTATTGTTGGGGCAAGGCCCCAGTTTATAAAACTTGCTCCACTTTCAAAGGAATTAAGGAAAAGAGGTATTAAAGATATCATTCTTCATACTGGACAACATTATGATGCTAATATGAATAAGATATTTTTTGAAGAGCTTGAAATTTCTGAGCCTGATTATAATCTTGGAATTGGCTCAGGATTACATGGAGAACAAACAGGTAAAATGCTTATTGGAATAGAAGAAATTTTATTGAAGGAAAAACCTGATTTAGTTATAGTTTATGGGGATACAAATTCTACCTTGGCAGGAGCTTTAGCAAGTTCCAAATTACATATTCCATTAGCTCATATAGAAGCGGGTCTTAGAAGTTTTAATAAAAAGATGCCTGAGGAAATAAATAGAATTGTTGCGGATCATTTGTCGGATATTTTGTTTTGTCCCACAGAAACTGCTGTTGAAAATCTAAAAAGAGAAGGGATAACAGAAGGTGTATACGAGGAAATTTCTCTAAAGCCTAAAGAATATTATCTGATTACTATTCACCGTGCAGAAAATACTGATGATTCTAAGAGATTAAGAAGTATTTTATCTGTCTTGTCCAAGTTAGATAAATATGTGGTTTTTCCAATTCATCCCAGAACAAGAAATAAAATAAAAGAATATGGATTAGAAAATTACTTAAATTTTGATAATATACGCGCTATAGAGCCATTAGGATATTTAGACATGCTGAAACTTGAAAGGGAAGCATATGCTATTTTGACAGACTCAGGAGGAGTTCAAAAGGAAGCTTTTTGGCTTAAAGTTCCTTGTATAACCTTAAGAGAAGAAACAGAATGGATTGAGACTGTAAAATATGGATGGAATACATTAGTAGGAACAGAGGAAGAAAGAATATTAAATGCTTTAAAGAATATTAAGTATGGGGAAGATGTAAATTTTGATAAAGATTATACTGCTCCTAAGATTATTGAAATTATAACTAGTTTTTCAAAGGGGGATCTTAATTAA
- a CDS encoding polysaccharide biosynthesis protein, whose protein sequence is MLLGKLLNLQKNSMLHVLLDTLTFSLTLIFSFFIRFEFSLPSQYWSIIPFVLFREIPIFLILYLFTFKLHNSLWEYFSLEGLKDLTLTITLEKLLFYLSYLLFPINGLPRSTIVISYILTLLALFSFRAITRWTYERGRFKNSSLSFPSKRVLLIGAGDAGEKILREIKTHKDLNYNVVGFLDDDPKKIGKNIHGVKVLGPIASLPQIALEKRIQEIIIAIPSAPPSLIRNIVSMTSKLKIPVKILPGIWELIDGRVSVSKIRNVKIEDLLERDVINLDSVKIKYYIEGRKILVTGAGGSIGAEICRQVSEYNPKAIILLGRGENSIFNIELELKSNFPNIQLKSYIADIRDKDRIFHIFSQEKPDIVFHSAAHKHVPLMEENPDEAVFNNIFGTINIIESSISFGVKKFIFISTDKAVYPVSIMGATKRIGEILIQCYNKNSETELIGVRFGNVLGSRGSVLEVFKKQLEKGGPITITHPEMERYFMTIPEAVGLVLQAGAIGRSGDLFVLDMGKPVRIMDLAKNFIELSGYSLEDIKIEVTGLRSGEKLKEELWEREEIIERTEHPKIFRIVSNDHIDSYIFREKLKKLEKVARIRDKEKIWETLKEIIEETKKDYKNKEKILG, encoded by the coding sequence ATGTTATTAGGAAAGTTATTAAATTTACAAAAAAATTCCATGCTTCATGTTCTCCTTGATACTTTAACCTTTTCCCTTACTTTGATTTTCTCCTTTTTTATAAGATTCGAGTTTTCTCTTCCTTCTCAATACTGGAGTATTATTCCTTTTGTTCTTTTTCGAGAAATTCCTATTTTTTTAATTTTATATTTATTTACTTTTAAACTTCACAATTCTCTTTGGGAATATTTTAGCTTAGAAGGTCTAAAGGATTTAACTTTAACTATAACCTTAGAAAAGCTTTTATTTTATCTTTCTTATCTTCTATTTCCTATAAATGGTCTACCTCGTTCTACCATAGTTATCTCTTATATTCTCACCCTTCTTGCTCTCTTTTCTTTTCGAGCTATAACACGATGGACATATGAGAGAGGAAGATTTAAGAATTCTTCTTTATCTTTTCCTTCAAAAAGAGTACTTCTTATTGGGGCAGGGGATGCTGGAGAGAAAATTCTTCGGGAAATAAAAACTCATAAAGATTTAAATTATAATGTAGTAGGATTTTTAGATGATGATCCTAAAAAAATAGGAAAAAATATCCATGGAGTAAAGGTTTTAGGACCAATAGCATCTTTACCTCAAATTGCCTTAGAAAAAAGGATTCAAGAAATAATAATTGCTATTCCTTCTGCTCCTCCATCTTTAATAAGAAATATAGTAAGCATGACATCTAAACTGAAAATTCCTGTGAAGATTCTACCTGGTATTTGGGAGCTTATAGATGGAAGGGTAAGTGTGAGTAAAATAAGAAATGTAAAGATAGAAGACCTGTTAGAAAGGGATGTAATAAATTTAGATTCTGTGAAAATAAAATATTATATAGAGGGAAGAAAAATTTTAGTGACAGGAGCTGGGGGATCCATTGGGGCAGAAATATGTAGACAGGTCTCAGAATATAATCCAAAAGCAATTATTCTCTTAGGAAGGGGAGAAAATAGCATATTTAATATAGAATTGGAGCTTAAAAGTAATTTTCCTAATATACAATTAAAATCCTATATAGCGGATATAAGGGATAAAGATAGAATATTTCATATTTTTTCTCAAGAAAAACCAGATATAGTTTTTCATTCTGCAGCTCATAAGCATGTACCTTTAATGGAAGAAAATCCTGATGAGGCAGTTTTTAATAATATTTTTGGAACAATAAACATTATAGAATCTTCTATAAGTTTTGGAGTAAAAAAATTTATATTCATTTCCACAGATAAAGCAGTATATCCTGTTAGTATTATGGGAGCAACAAAAAGAATAGGGGAGATACTTATTCAATGTTATAACAAAAATTCTGAAACAGAACTAATAGGAGTGAGATTTGGAAATGTTCTTGGAAGTAGAGGGAGTGTATTAGAGGTTTTCAAAAAACAGTTAGAAAAAGGAGGACCAATAACTATTACTCATCCTGAAATGGAAAGATATTTCATGACTATTCCTGAGGCTGTGGGGCTTGTTCTCCAAGCAGGTGCTATAGGAAGATCGGGAGATTTATTTGTTCTTGATATGGGAAAACCAGTAAGAATCATGGATCTTGCAAAAAACTTTATAGAACTTTCAGGCTATTCCTTGGAGGATATAAAGATAGAAGTTACAGGATTAAGATCTGGAGAAAAACTAAAAGAAGAATTATGGGAAAGGGAAGAGATTATAGAAAGAACAGAACATCCAAAGATTTTTAGGATAGTATCTAATGATCATATAGATTCCTATATATTTAGAGAGAAACTTAAAAAATTAGAAAAAGTAGCAAGAATAAGGGATAAAGAAAAAATTTGGGAAACTTTAAAGGAAATTATTGAAGAGACTAAGAAGGATTATAAAAACAAGGAGAAAATATTGGGCTAA
- the melA gene encoding alpha-galactosidase: MSKKIAFIGAGSFEFTRNLVRDLLTFPSFQDATIALMDINEERLNFSKTAVEKIISTGKYPAKVLATLDRKEAIEGADAVIITILVGGVQVWRHDIEIPKKYGVDINVGDTRGPAGIFRALRTIPVMIDIAKDIERYCPNAIVLNYTNPMAMLIRAVQTVSKIKIVGLCHSVQGTAMMLAKWISAPMDEITYFCAGINHQAWFLKFEWKGKDAYPLIKEAILTRPEIYNEEIVRNEMFLHLGYYVTESSGHNSEYNAWFRKRPDLIEKYCIHGTGWNPGEWGFILKEYLRREDTWKNDIKNWIEKEPVNLERGHEYAAYILNACIGDGNPFEFNGNTRNFGLIDNLPYGACVEVPMIASKRGLDPLKVGSLPPQLAILNYINSSCEELAVEGALEGDPKKVFYAICYDPLTSAVLSLSEIKDMVKEMFEVNKNYLPQFKNFDL, translated from the coding sequence ATGTCCAAGAAGATTGCTTTTATTGGAGCGGGAAGCTTTGAATTTACAAGAAACCTTGTTAGAGATCTTTTAACTTTTCCCTCTTTTCAAGATGCTACTATTGCCTTAATGGATATTAATGAGGAAAGACTTAATTTTTCAAAAACTGCAGTAGAAAAGATAATCTCTACAGGAAAGTATCCTGCAAAAGTTTTAGCTACCTTAGATAGAAAAGAGGCTATAGAAGGGGCAGATGCTGTTATAATTACAATCCTTGTGGGAGGAGTCCAAGTTTGGAGACACGATATTGAGATTCCAAAAAAATACGGAGTAGATATAAACGTTGGTGATACCAGGGGACCTGCTGGAATTTTTAGAGCTTTAAGAACTATTCCTGTAATGATTGATATAGCAAAGGATATTGAAAGATATTGTCCTAACGCTATAGTTTTAAATTATACAAATCCTATGGCAATGCTTATAAGAGCTGTTCAAACAGTATCAAAGATTAAAATTGTGGGACTTTGCCACAGTGTACAAGGGACTGCTATGATGCTTGCAAAATGGATTTCTGCTCCCATGGATGAAATAACTTATTTTTGTGCAGGTATAAATCATCAAGCATGGTTTTTAAAATTTGAGTGGAAAGGAAAAGACGCTTATCCTTTGATTAAGGAGGCTATTCTAACAAGACCTGAGATCTATAATGAAGAGATCGTAAGAAATGAGATGTTTTTACATCTGGGATATTATGTTACAGAGTCCAGTGGACATAACTCTGAATATAATGCATGGTTCAGAAAAAGACCTGATTTAATAGAAAAATATTGTATTCATGGGACTGGATGGAATCCAGGAGAATGGGGATTTATTTTAAAAGAGTATCTAAGAAGGGAAGATACTTGGAAAAATGATATTAAAAACTGGATAGAAAAGGAGCCTGTAAATTTAGAAAGAGGACATGAATATGCAGCTTATATTCTTAACGCATGCATTGGAGATGGAAATCCCTTTGAATTCAATGGAAATACAAGAAATTTTGGACTTATAGACAATCTTCCTTATGGAGCCTGTGTAGAGGTCCCTATGATAGCTTCTAAAAGAGGACTAGATCCTTTAAAGGTGGGATCTCTTCCCCCTCAACTTGCAATTTTAAATTACATTAATTCTTCATGTGAGGAACTTGCTGTAGAGGGTGCTTTAGAGGGAGATCCTAAAAAAGTATTTTATGCTATATGTTATGATCCTCTTACTTCTGCAGTTCTTTCTCTTTCCGAAATAAAGGATATGGTTAAAGAAATGTTTGAAGTTAATAAAAATTACTTACCTCAATTTAAGAATTTTGACTTATAA
- a CDS encoding 1,4-beta-xylanase, with translation MNKPKFFILIALLLLLSFTIIGAQELKGKLATAKYGKPKVDGEMDEVWKSTEEYLTDSYVQGIKGKTSYAKFRVLWDEDSVYIWVEVYDSLLNKDNTNPWEQDSVEFFIDEDNAKKTSYDSNDAQYRVNFENRQTFGTGASKDYFLTATKITNFGFIVEAQVKMKTKKLKEGDIIGFDVQINDADKFGSRVGIIAWNEVENINWQNPSSFGNLKLVK, from the coding sequence ATGAACAAGCCTAAATTTTTTATTCTTATAGCTCTTCTTCTACTTCTCTCTTTTACCATTATTGGGGCACAAGAGCTTAAAGGTAAATTAGCAACTGCAAAGTATGGAAAACCTAAAGTAGATGGAGAAATGGATGAGGTTTGGAAAAGTACTGAAGAATATTTAACTGATAGCTATGTTCAAGGAATTAAAGGAAAAACATCTTATGCAAAATTTAGAGTATTGTGGGATGAAGATAGTGTATATATTTGGGTAGAGGTTTATGATTCGTTATTAAATAAAGATAATACCAATCCATGGGAACAAGACTCTGTAGAATTTTTTATTGATGAAGACAATGCAAAGAAAACATCTTATGATTCCAATGATGCCCAATATAGAGTGAACTTTGAGAATCGACAAACTTTTGGTACTGGAGCGTCAAAGGACTATTTCTTAACTGCTACAAAAATTACAAATTTTGGATTTATTGTAGAAGCACAGGTAAAGATGAAGACTAAGAAACTTAAAGAAGGGGATATAATAGGATTTGATGTGCAGATAAATGATGCAGACAAATTTGGAAGTAGAGTAGGAATAATTGCTTGGAATGAGGTAGAAAATATAAACTGGCAAAATCCATCAAGCTTTGGAAATCTAAAGTTAGTAAAATAA
- a CDS encoding LysE family translocator codes for MGIIRLFITSFLMGFSGASAPGPLMTLVLTQSSIGGWKKSLEIVSGHAILEGILVILLLLGLQPILRTPIFLKFFSFIGSLFLIYMGASLLLDIIKDRIPILKNYDNPIKNNPYSFNPSLILAGALTSLANPYWLLWWLTIGVSFIAQAKNYLIVGLLSFYIGHILSDYAWYMFIGIIGQSLSLPFWRKIYKYILYFASIFLLIFGIYFLSYIFREIP; via the coding sequence ATGGGAATTATAAGATTATTTATTACAAGCTTTTTAATGGGATTTTCTGGGGCTTCCGCTCCAGGTCCTTTAATGACATTAGTATTGACTCAAAGTAGTATTGGAGGATGGAAGAAATCTTTAGAGATTGTTTCTGGACATGCTATTTTGGAGGGAATTCTTGTAATTTTACTTCTTTTAGGACTTCAACCCATACTAAGAACTCCTATTTTTTTAAAGTTTTTTAGCTTTATAGGAAGTTTATTTTTGATATATATGGGAGCAAGTCTTTTATTAGATATTATTAAAGACAGAATTCCTATTTTAAAAAATTATGATAATCCCATAAAAAATAATCCTTACTCTTTTAATCCCTCTTTGATTCTTGCTGGAGCATTAACCTCCCTTGCAAATCCCTACTGGCTTCTTTGGTGGTTAACTATTGGAGTATCTTTTATAGCTCAAGCAAAAAATTATTTAATAGTAGGACTATTAAGTTTTTATATTGGTCATATATTATCTGATTATGCGTGGTATATGTTTATAGGAATCATTGGCCAAAGTCTTTCTCTTCCCTTTTGGAGAAAAATATATAAGTATATTTTATATTTTGCGTCTATCTTTCTTTTAATTTTTGGAATTTATTTTTTAAGCTATATTTTTAGAGAAATCCCTTAA
- a CDS encoding MFS transporter, translating into MQGFFRALRSRNFRLFFSGQAISLIGTWMQQTATSWLVYRISNSSVILGTTAFLSQIPNLIISPFAGVFLDRFSKHRILILTQSLLFLQAIILSILTLTHRIEIYQILLLSLFLGIVSSIDAPTRQSFVIEMVERKEDLGNAIALNSFLFNSARLIGPMISGILVALVGEGICFLINAITYIAVIFALILMKLKKREFEKSQNSILEDLKEGVYYSFNSIVVKNVLIFIFIASLISSSYSVLLPIFASEILKGGSETLGFLMSSTGCGALMGALYLAGRKNIKGIENIIVYALFFAGFGLILFSSSRNIFFSIFSLIIVGMSFMLNAVCSNTLVQTIIDDHIRGRVMSFYVTFFMGAMPIGSYIGGLISKLIGPSNTVLLGGIICIISALIYYSRLPILRDKIYSKIKIVSS; encoded by the coding sequence ATGCAAGGTTTTTTTCGTGCTTTAAGAAGTAGAAATTTTCGGTTATTTTTTAGTGGACAAGCAATATCTCTAATTGGAACTTGGATGCAACAAACTGCTACAAGTTGGCTAGTTTATCGCATCTCAAATTCCTCAGTAATTTTGGGAACAACTGCTTTTTTAAGCCAAATTCCCAATCTTATTATATCTCCCTTTGCAGGAGTATTTTTAGATAGGTTTAGTAAACATAGAATTTTAATTCTTACTCAATCTTTGTTGTTTTTACAGGCAATTATCCTTTCAATCTTGACTCTTACTCATAGAATAGAGATCTATCAAATCTTATTACTAAGTCTTTTTCTTGGAATTGTAAGTTCTATAGATGCGCCTACTCGACAATCCTTTGTAATAGAAATGGTAGAAAGAAAAGAAGATTTAGGAAATGCCATTGCTCTTAATTCTTTTCTATTTAATAGTGCAAGATTAATTGGTCCCATGATAAGCGGTATTTTAGTTGCCCTAGTGGGAGAAGGGATATGTTTTTTAATTAATGCCATAACGTATATTGCTGTAATTTTTGCCTTAATCTTAATGAAATTAAAAAAAAGAGAATTTGAAAAATCTCAAAATAGTATTCTGGAAGATCTCAAAGAAGGAGTTTATTATTCTTTTAATTCAATAGTAGTAAAAAATGTATTAATATTTATTTTTATCGCAAGCCTTATTTCTTCTTCTTATAGTGTTCTTTTGCCTATTTTTGCCTCAGAAATTTTAAAAGGAGGTTCTGAAACCTTGGGATTTCTTATGAGTAGTACAGGATGCGGAGCTTTAATGGGAGCTTTATATCTTGCAGGAAGGAAAAATATAAAGGGTATAGAGAATATTATTGTATATGCACTGTTTTTTGCTGGTTTCGGACTTATTCTTTTTTCCTCTTCAAGAAACATATTTTTTTCAATTTTTAGTTTGATTATAGTTGGTATGAGTTTTATGCTAAATGCAGTATGTAGTAATACTTTAGTACAAACTATTATTGATGATCATATAAGGGGAAGAGTTATGAGTTTTTATGTTACATTTTTCATGGGAGCTATGCCCATTGGAAGTTACATTGGTGGGTTAATAAGCAAATTAATAGGTCCCTCAAACACTGTTTTATTAGGAGGAATAATTTGTATTATAAGTGCTTTAATTTATTATTCAAGGCTACCTATTTTAAGAGATAAAATCTATTCTAAGATAAAGATTGTAAGTTCTTAG
- a CDS encoding macro domain-containing protein, with product MEIIYQKEIQGVNIKVIKGDITQEDTEAIVNPANNYLKHGGGVAGAIVRAGGEIIQKESDEYIQKYGPIPTGEAMITSAGNLKAKYVIHTVGPRWGEGDEYNKLKKAVQSTLKLAAEKDIKSLSIPAISCGIFGFPQDLGTKIIIETIIDFIKKESHSFKEIHLIGIGEDIPSLFAKNLQSLS from the coding sequence ATGGAGATTATATACCAAAAAGAGATTCAGGGAGTGAATATAAAGGTTATTAAAGGGGATATTACTCAGGAGGATACGGAAGCAATAGTAAATCCTGCTAATAATTACTTAAAACATGGTGGAGGTGTTGCAGGAGCAATAGTAAGAGCAGGAGGAGAGATTATTCAAAAAGAAAGTGATGAATATATCCAAAAATATGGGCCCATTCCCACGGGAGAGGCAATGATTACCTCTGCTGGAAATTTAAAAGCAAAATATGTGATTCATACTGTGGGACCAAGATGGGGAGAAGGAGATGAGTATAATAAGCTTAAAAAGGCAGTGCAAAGCACATTAAAATTAGCAGCGGAAAAGGATATTAAAAGCCTAAGTATACCTGCAATAAGTTGTGGAATTTTTGGTTTTCCTCAGGATTTAGGAACAAAGATAATTATAGAAACAATAATTGATTTTATTAAGAAGGAATCCCATAGTTTTAAGGAAATACATTTAATAGGTATTGGAGAGGATATTCCATCTCTTTTTGCTAAGAACTTACAATCTTTATCTTAG
- a CDS encoding alanine/ornithine racemase family PLP-dependent enzyme, giving the protein MKKEYPILEINLPAIYHNARIIVAKAKEQGISIDGVTKVALGDPKIGEILIRAGVRGISDSRIESIKRMRKLKTEFTLIRIPSRSQVEDILNYVDISLNSELDILRELNNYAEKIRKKHKVIIMVEMGDLREGIWDKKELEKIVKEVLAMKNIELIGIGTNFTCFGGVIPTKEKLEEFAEIAENIEKKFNITFSLVSGGNSSTIPLLFKKEIPEKINHLRIGEAIMLGKDTAYRKPIPGGRTDTFKILAEIIELKEKPSVPWGIINEDAFGHKPFFKDKGIRKRALLNMGRQDIDPKGLIPEYSDIEILGANSDYLVVDLGEHTELKLGDAIAFSLNYSALLQAFTSPFVRKIYKEADL; this is encoded by the coding sequence ATGAAAAAGGAATATCCCATTTTAGAGATTAATCTACCTGCTATTTATCATAATGCAAGAATAATTGTAGCTAAAGCAAAAGAGCAAGGTATATCTATTGATGGAGTTACAAAAGTTGCCTTGGGAGATCCTAAGATTGGGGAAATATTAATAAGAGCAGGAGTAAGAGGAATATCTGATTCCAGAATTGAGAGCATTAAAAGAATGAGAAAACTTAAAACAGAATTTACCCTTATAAGAATTCCCTCTCGGTCCCAAGTTGAAGATATTTTAAACTATGTAGATATAAGTCTAAATTCAGAATTAGATATTTTAAGAGAGTTAAATAATTATGCAGAAAAGATAAGAAAAAAGCATAAAGTAATAATTATGGTAGAAATGGGAGATTTGAGAGAAGGTATATGGGATAAAAAAGAATTAGAAAAAATTGTAAAAGAAGTTTTAGCCATGAAAAATATTGAACTTATAGGCATAGGTACAAATTTTACTTGTTTTGGAGGGGTAATACCTACGAAGGAAAAACTAGAAGAATTTGCAGAAATTGCAGAGAATATAGAGAAAAAATTTAATATAACTTTTTCTTTAGTCTCAGGAGGAAATTCCAGCACTATTCCTTTACTTTTTAAAAAGGAAATTCCAGAAAAGATAAATCATTTGAGAATTGGAGAGGCAATTATGCTAGGAAAAGATACTGCCTACAGAAAACCTATTCCAGGAGGAAGAACAGATACTTTTAAAATATTAGCAGAGATTATAGAATTAAAGGAAAAACCTTCGGTTCCTTGGGGAATAATAAATGAAGATGCCTTTGGTCATAAACCTTTTTTTAAGGATAAGGGTATAAGAAAAAGAGCATTATTAAATATGGGAAGACAAGATATAGATCCTAAAGGATTAATTCCTGAATATTCTGATATAGAAATTCTAGGAGCAAATTCTGACTATTTAGTAGTTGATCTTGGAGAACATACAGAACTAAAATTAGGAGATGCTATAGCTTTTTCTCTAAATTATTCCGCTCTTCTTCAAGCCTTTACTTCGCCTTTTGTGAGGAAAATCTACAAGGAGGCAGACTTATGA